The DNA window GCGAGATAGCCCGAAACCATGGCCCTGACAAGCAACTGGTGGCGAGGGGCCGCCCGCCCGCCCGGGGTCCGGTCCGGGGCGGGGGCAGAAGCGAGGGAAACCCGGAGGCCGTCCGACGGGGCTCGGACCCGCCTCTTGGGGTATCCAGTAGGCGGCCACTGTCGTCTTGCGATGCCCGGTTTGTCATGCCGGTGCGGGTTCGCGCGCGTCTCTTCCGGGGGATTCCTCGCCCGCTCTGGGCGAGGGTCTCCTGAGATCTCGTCGCAGGGGCCGGAGCCACGGCAAGGCGGGAAAGACAGCGCAGCTTAATCGCAGGGCCAAGGCGTCCGCCGGGAGGCCGGTGTTCTGGCGGTTCCGTGGCGCCCGGTCGCCGCTGCGGCGGGAGGAAAACCGGCCCGGTTCGGTTTTCGCTGACAGGGGCTTGGGCCGGTCAGGGCAGGGTGATCTCTGCCAGCAGGCCGCGATGATTCGAGCCGAGATCCTCGCCGAAGGGGCTGAGGCGCACCAGCCGCGCGCCACCGCCGACCAGCACCTGATCGATGGGCACCCCGAACCGGCCTGCGGCCACGGGCCAGGTCGCCCTAGGCAGGCGGGCGGTGGCCATGCCGGTGTCGCGATGGATCAGCGAGAGCGTCCGGCTCCAGGGCGCGGCGTTGAAATCGCCGATGGCGACGGCGGGGCCGGGCAGCCAGCCAAGCTGGGCGGTCAGCCGCTCGAGCTCGGTATCCGCCAGTCCCGACATCCAGGGCTTGAGAAGCTGGAGGCCCGCCAGAAAGACCCGCTTGCCGCCCGCCGTCTCGATCTCGGCCACGGCATAGCGGTCGGGCCAGGCCGGATTCAGCGACATCGTCCAGAACCGCCTGGGCCGGCTGCGCGCGGCCAGCACGATCTGGCAGGCGCCGGGCTGGCAGGGCGAGACGAAGTCGTAGCGCGCCTGCAGCAGCGGCAGCGCCGCGGCGATCGCCTCGGCCTCGGCAAAGATGATGATATCGGGGTCCGGCCCCAGCGCGGCCCTGACGATGGTCTCGGCGGGCAGCTCATTCTCGATACAGGCATTGAAGAAAAGGATGCGCAGGTCGGGCGTCTGACCGGGCAGGGCGGGCAGGCTCTGGCGCAGATGGAGCGCTCCGAGCCCGGCCAGCGCGACCAGAGCGGCCGCCATGAGCCCCGGGCCGAGCCGGCACAGCCCGAGAGCCGTGGCGCCCAGCGCAAGCATCAGGGCGCCGGCCAGGAGCCAGGGCGCAAGCGAGTCGAGGATGCGCGCCAGCGGCCCGGCCGCGCTGCTGCCGGGGATGAACCGCGCCCCGGCGCCCGCGACCAGCGCAAGCGCCGCCGCCATCGCCAGTGCTCCCGATAGCTCAGGCTTCCAGATCAAGGCCCGCCTCCAGCCGCCGCCCCTTCTTCCGCACTGACCGAGCGCAGGCCCCTCGTCAAGCCGGCGCCGCTCAGAACGGCCAGACCAGCAGGATCATCGGCACCGAGACCGCGATCACGATCAGCTCCAGCGGCAGCCCCATCCGCCAGTAGTCGCCGAAGCGATAGCCGCCGGGCCCGAGGATCAGCGTGTTGTTCTTGTGCCCGATCGGGGTGAGAAAGGCGCAGGAGGCCGCGACCGCCACCGCCATCAGGAACGGGTCGGGGCTGACCCCCAGCGTCTGGGCCATCTGGATGCCGACGGGGGCCGCGACCACCGTCGTCGCGGTATTGTTCAGCACATCCGACAGGCACATCGTCGCCACCATCAGCGCGGTCAGGATCACCCAGGGCGGCATGTCGCCGGTCAGCCCGATCAGGGTCTCGGCGATCAGCCGGGTGCCGCCGCTCTCCTCGAGCGCCACCCCAAGCGGGATCATCGAGCCCAGCAGCACCACGACCGGCCATTCGATATGGGAATAGACCTCGTTGATGGGGATGATCCGGGCCAGGACATAGCCCAGCACGACCAGCCCGATGGCGATGGTCAGATCGACCAGCCCGAAGCTGGCCGCCGCCACCGCCGCCGCGAACAGCCCGATGGCGATCCAGGTCTTGCGGGTATCGGTCACCGCCAGCCCGCGATCGGCCAGGGTCAGGCAGCCGAGCCACTCGACCACGTCCTGGGCCACGTCCTGCGGGGTCAGGAGCAGCAGGATGTCGCCGGGCCTGACCTTGGTCTTGCGGATCTGCTGGCGGACAGGGCGGCCCTGGCGCGAGATCCCCAGAAGCACCGTGCGTCGTCGCCAGGCGAGCCCCACAAGCTGGGCCGAGCGTCCGGCGATCCGCGCCTGTTCGGGCACCACGACCTCGATCACGCTCAGCCCGGCCCCCTCGGCCTTGAGCCGTTCCTGATTGGCCCCTTCGGCGAAATCGAGCGAGAGCGCCGCGCGGAACTCGTCCAGCGCCTCGGGACTGGCCTCGATCACCAGCGAGTCGCCCGCGGCCATCGCGGTGCCGCGTTGCAGCCCGTAAAGCCGCTTGCCGCCCCGGACCAGTCCCAGCAGGGCGACGTCGTTGGTTTCGGCCTCGGGGTCGAGATCGGCAAGCCGCTGGCCGATCAGCTTCGAGCCCTCGGGCACCGTCAGCTCGGCGATATAGGAGGAATAGTCCGACATCGGGTCGGCCGAGGCGTCGAGCCCGGCGCTTTTGGGGATCAGCCGCCAGCCCACCAGCGCGACGAAGGCAATACCCGCCAGCGCCGCGACGCCCCCCACGGGGGCGAAGTCGAACATGCGGAAGGCCTGGCCGGTCGCGTCCTGGCGGAAGGTGGCGATGATGATGTTGGGCGGCGTCCCGATCAGCGTGACCATGCCGCCCAGGATGGTGGCGAAGGACAGGGGCATCAGGCTCAGCCCCGGCGCGCGGCCGGCCTTGCGCGCGGTCTGGATGTCGACCGGCATCAGCAGGGCCAGCGCGGCCACATTGTTCATGAAGGCCGAGAGCAGCCCGCCGATGCCGCCCATGATCGCGATATGGGGCCCGAGCCCGCGGGCGCTGTTCACCAGCGTCCGCGTGATCAGATAGACCGCGCCCGAGCGCACCAGCCCGGCCGAGACCACCAGCACCAGCGCCACCACCAGCGTCGCGGGATGGCCGAAGCCCTCGAAGGCGCGGTCGGGTTCGATCACGCCCAGCAGCACCGCGGCCATCAAGGCTCCGAAGGCCACCAGATCATAGCGCCAGCGGCCCCAGATCAGGGCGACGAAGACGGTGGCGAATAGGGCGAACAGAATGAACTGGTCCTGGGTCAATCAGGGGTCTCCCGGCTGTCCGGCGCCCGGGCGCCGGAGGGTTTCGCCTTTCCCAACGCCCCGAGCAGGCTTGCAGGTCCATGTCCGCCTGACATATAGAGAGCCCCGTCAATTTCAGAAAGCCAAGTGGGGATCCATGGCAGGCCATTCCAAATGGGCGAACATCCAGCACCGCAAGGGGCGGCAGGATGCGGCGCGCTCCAAGCTGTTCTCCAAGTTCAGCAAGGAGATCACCGTTGCCGCCAAGATGGGCGACCCGGACCCTGACAAGAACCCGCGCCTGCGTCTGGCGATCAAGGAAGCCAAGGCGCAGTCCATGCCCAAGGACAATATCGAGCGTGCCATCAAGAAGGCGATGGGCGGCGAGGGCGACAATTACGAGGAAATCCGCTACGAGGGTTACGGCCCCGGCGGGGTGGCAGTGATCGTCGAGGCGATGACCGACAACCGCAACCGCACCGCCTCGAACGTGCGCTCGACCTTCACCAAGTTCGGCGGCAATCTCGGCGAGACCGGCTCGGTCGCCTTCATGTTCGAGCGGATGGGCGAGATCGTCTACCCGGGCTCGGCGGGCGATGCCGACACGGTGATGATGGCTGCGATCGAAGCGGGCGCGCAGGATGTCGAAAGCTCGGATGACGAGCATGTGATCTACACCGCCGATACCGACCTGAACGAGGTCGCCACCAAGCTCGAGGCCGATCTGGGCGAGAGCGAGTCGACCAAGCTGATCTGGAAGCCCGCGAACACGACCGAGATGGATCTCGAGGGCATGCAGAAGCTTATGAAGCTGATCGACGCGCTCGAGGATGACGATGACGTCCAGCACGTCACCAGCAATTTCTCGGCCAGCGACGAGGTGCTCGAGCAGCTCTGAGCCGGACGGCTTTGCAAGATCGTGCCGCGCGGGTCCGACCGGGTCCGCGCGGCTGTCATTTCAGCTTCTGCAACGTCGAACCCGAAGGCGGGGTCGGCGGTAATCTCTGCCCATCGCGGCCGGCACCGGACTGCCGGGCATGCCTGCCGGAGACAAGCCGTGGTTCTGATCGGGCCAGATCTGCCCGCGGCCAGACCGCGCGGGTCCCAACCCGCCTTCCAACCCACCGCCCGGCCGGGCGCGGGCAGTGTCTGGCACGGGATCGGCAGCGCCGCGCTCATGCCTCGCCCGAAAACCTCCGAGGATGGATCATCCCCCGGGGTACATCGCCCCGATCTCAAGCCCTTGCCCTGGCGACAGGATATCCGTCGGCGCAACGGACCCGGCATGGCGCGACCGCCCTGGCGATCCCAAAGGCCGTCCTGTTTCCGGGCCGCGCCGCGAAGGGGCAAAATTCCCGCTTGGCGTGTGCGGTGGCGGCTGCCTAAACTGAAAGAGGTGACCGGGCCGGGCAGGGGGGACAGGGTCGATGGGCGAGCGTACCAGCCACGCGATCGGACGTTTCGACAAATCGTTCCTGATCCACATGATCAAGGACTTCTTCCTGGTCCTCCTGGCGGTGACGGTGCTTGAATTCGCGCTGAAGGCGGCATTGGTCTATTACAGTTTCGAGACCCGCGGCGCCGAGGACGCCCAGAACGTGGCCGAGGATCTGGCCGAGAGCGTCCGTGCCATCATGCGCAACGAGGGCGGGCCGGTCGCGGCGCGCACGATGTATCCGATCCTCAGGCGCAACTGGGACGATCTGGGCTACAAGATCGTGATCGAACCCGCGCCGGTCACGGTGCGCTCGATCGAGGCGTTGTTCGGCTTCACGCCCGCGGGCATTCCGGCCGGGACCTGGCCCGAGGGCCGGTTCCGCGAGGCAGAGGTCGAGATCGCGGCAGAGACCTTCTGCCTGACCTGTCATGCCGAGGCCGAGGTCGGGCAGGTGCTGGGCCGGGTGACGGTGCGCGATTACCTGTCGCGCGACATCGCCGCCTGGCTTGACGAGGTGACGCTCAGCGCGGGGCTCGCTCTGGGCAAGATCGTGCTGCATTCGGTTCTGCTGTTCCTGATCCTCAGGGTACGGATGGAGCCGCTTCTGCGGTTGCGCGGCACGGTGGCGGGGCTTGCCCGCGCCTTCGGGACGCTGAGCGAGCGGGCCGAGGTGCGCAGCGCCGACGAATTCGGCGCGCTCGCGCATGACCTCAACCTGTTTCTCGACCGCATCAACCGCCTGATCGACGAGTTGAACGCGGTTCTGGGCAAGGTGGTGCGGGTCAATGACGACATCGTCTCGGTGCAGGGCGATCTGCGTGCTCAGGTCGACCGGCTGGTCTGCGGCATGCGGCGGCTCGAACGCGAGGCGATGCTGAACGCCAAGTGCGAGCCGCTGCTGTCGCGGGCCTGGTTCGAGGCGATGCGGGGCGCGGTTGCCGATCTCGACGCGGCACTGGAACGCGCGGGCGAGACGCCGCAGGCGGCCGGTCTGCTCGAGCATCTCTCGGCGGTGATCGTCAATGCCGAGGCCCAGATCGCGGCGAGCCAGCGGCTTTTCGAGGGGCTCGCAGCGCTGGGCGACGACACCGAGGCGCTGAAGGGCGCCATCGCCGAGATGGTGCGGATGGAAGAGCGCATGAAGCTGATCGTCGAGACCGGCGGCACGCTGGTCCAGCGCCTGCGCCCGGACCTGGCCGATCCGCCCTCCGCAGGCGCGGCCGTGACCGCGTGAAAGGCGCGGCAGTTGCGCCGGGCGCGTCGGCATGGCAAGCCGGGGCATGGCTATGCAGTCGGTGCCCGGAGAGGGCGGGAATCCGGTCGCGGGGATCCTCTGGATGCTGGTGACCGGGATCAGTTTCGTCGCGGTGACCGCGTTGGTGAAGCTCTCGGCACAGGGGCTTCCGGCGGCCCAATCCGCCTTTCTGCGCTATTTGCTGGGGCTCGTCTTCCTGCTGCCGATGCTGGGCCGGCTTTCCGATGCGCGGATCGACCGCGGGCGGCTCGCTCTTTACGGCGGGCGTGGCCTTGCGCATGCGCTGGGGGTCATGTGCTGGTTCTTCGCGATGACCCGGATCCCGGTCGCCGAAGTGACGGCGATGAACTATCTCAACCCGATCTATGTGACCATCGGGGCGGCGCTCCTGTTCGGCGAGCGGCTGGCCGCGCGCCGCATCCTGGCCATCGCGGTTGCTTTCCTCGGGGTTCTGGTGATCCTGCGCCCGGGCTTTCGCGAGATCTCGGACGGCCATGTCGCGATGCTGTTCACGGCCGTTCTGTTCGGGATCTCCTATCTTGCCGCCAAGCGGCTGAGCGAGCGCGACGAGGCCTCGGTGGTGGTGGCGATGATGTCGCTCACGGTCACCATCGTGCTGGCGCCGCTGGCGCTTGCGGTCTGGGTGGCGCCGAGCTGGCAGCAGGTGCTGGGGCTGTTCTTCGTGGCCTTCTTCGCCACCGCCGGGCATTACGCCATGACCCGCGCCTTCCGCGCGGCGCCGCTGACGGTGACCCAGCCCGTCACCTTCCTGCAGCTGGTCTGGGCCACGCTGGTCGGCTGGCTTGCCTTCGGCGAGGCGGTCGACGGCTGGGTGCTGCTGGGCGGGGGACTGATCATCGGATCGGTGGTCTTCATCACCTGGCGCGAGGCGGTCCGCAAGCGCCGCATCGTCACGCCGCCTGCCGGAGCGCCCGAAACGTAGGGTAACATGGGCTTGCGATGCGCGGGTGCGGCGCTAACATGCATGGAAATGCATGATATTTCCGTACTCGATCCTCGCGAGGATCTGCCGGAGGCGTTGCGCGAACTGCTCGATGCCTGCCCGCGGGCGGTCTGGGCCAGCCGGCCCCCCGACCACGCCTCCACCCGTTTCTGGCTCGACCGGCACAGGATGTTCCGCATGCTTCTGGCGCGGATGGAGGACGGCGCCCGGGACCTGGCAAGCGCCGGGGCGCCGCCAGAGGCCGGGATCCGGGCGGTTCGGCGCGATGCGGCCATCCTGCTGAACGAGGTTCACGGTCATCAGAAGGTCGAAGAGCTGCATTACTTCCCTCGCCTCGTGACCTTCGAGCCCGGCCTCGGGGCGGCTTTCGCCATGCTGGATGCCGATCATCAGGCCCTCGACCTTCACCTGAAGGAACTTGCCGCGGCGGTGGCAGAGCTGATCCGGGTCGGGCCTGCGGATCTGGAGAGGCGTATCGGATGGCTGCAGCTTCGGCTGGCGCGCTTCGGCTCCTGTCTCGACCGCCACCTGACCGACGAGGAGGATATCGTCCTGCCGATCCTGCTGCGCCATGGCGTGGCGCTGGAGGCCTGAGCGGCGGCTTGCGGGCCCCGGCCCGGTCACTCAGTCCGCGACCTCATAGGGCAGCAGGCCGCGCCGGTTCGCATCGACCGTGAGCCGTCTTTCCAGCGGTGGCACCGCGCGCTGGTGACAGTCGCGGCGCTCGCAGATCCGGCAGGAGATTCCGATCGGCTCGTAGGCGGCGGCATTGTCGATATCCAGATCGTCGGCATAGACGATCTGATCGGCATGGCGCACCTCGCAGCCCAACCCGATGGCATAGCGCCGGACCGGCGCGCGCCAGGCGCCGCCGGGCTTCGAGACGTCGCGGGCCAGCGAGATATAGCGCAGCCCGTCCGGGGTCTCGGCCAGCTGGCGCAGGAACCGGCCCGGGGTCTCGAAGGCGCGGTGCACGTTCCAGAGCGGGCAGGCCCCGCCGAAACGCGCGAATTGCAGCCTTGTGGTGGAATGGCGCTTGGTGATGGTGCCGGCCTGGTCGACCCGCACGAAATAGAAGGGCAGCCCCTTGGCACCCGGGCGCTGCAGGGTCGAGAGCCGATGCGCCACCTGCTCTATCGAGGCGCCGAAACGGTCGGCCAGCAGTTCCAGATCGTGCCGGGTCTCCTGCGCGGCCTCGAGGAAGCGGTTATAGGGCAGAAGCGCCGCCCCGGCGAAATAGTTCGCCATGCCGATCCGGGCGATGGCACGGGCGGCGGGGCTCTGGAACCGGGCAAGATCGAGCGTGGCCTCGAGCAGTTGCGACTGGGTCAGAAGCGCAAGCTGGTGCAGCAGCTGAAAGCGCCGTGTCGGGCCGCGCAGATGGTTGGACAGGGTCAGCGTGCGGGTGTTCTCGTCATACTCCCTGAGCCCGGGAATATCCTTCAGGCACAAGGAGATACCCTGTGCCTCGAGGGCGGCCATGGCACGCTGCTCGGGGTCGGCGCCGGTATCTGATCCGCGCGCGAAGCGCTCGGCCGCACGGTCGACCGCGTCGATATAGTTGTCGCAATAATGGAAGAAGTCGCGCACGTCTTCCCAGGGCGACGGGCCCAGCGGCGCGTCCTCGCGCCCCAGCGCCTCGTCGAGCGAGGCCAGCCGCTCATGGCTCTGGCGATAGGCGCGGTGCAGCTCCAGAAAGGCGCGCGCCAGCGCCGGCGCGTTCGAGGCGGCCAGCCGCAGATCGGCCAGCGGCGGCGCCAGATCGCCGAAGACCGGATCGGCCAGCGCCTCGCGCATGTCGCTGACCAGCCGCTCGGCATCGCCCTCCGACAGCTCGGTCACGTCGAAGCCGAATTCCGAGACAAGCGCCAGCAGCACCGTCGAGGAGAGCGG is part of the Rhodovulum sp. MB263 genome and encodes:
- a CDS encoding endonuclease/exonuclease/phosphatase family protein, encoding MIWKPELSGALAMAAALALVAGAGARFIPGSSAAGPLARILDSLAPWLLAGALMLALGATALGLCRLGPGLMAAALVALAGLGALHLRQSLPALPGQTPDLRILFFNACIENELPAETIVRAALGPDPDIIIFAEAEAIAAALPLLQARYDFVSPCQPGACQIVLAARSRPRRFWTMSLNPAWPDRYAVAEIETAGGKRVFLAGLQLLKPWMSGLADTELERLTAQLGWLPGPAVAIGDFNAAPWSRTLSLIHRDTGMATARLPRATWPVAAGRFGVPIDQVLVGGGARLVRLSPFGEDLGSNHRGLLAEITLP
- a CDS encoding SLC13 family permease encodes the protein MTQDQFILFALFATVFVALIWGRWRYDLVAFGALMAAVLLGVIEPDRAFEGFGHPATLVVALVLVVSAGLVRSGAVYLITRTLVNSARGLGPHIAIMGGIGGLLSAFMNNVAALALLMPVDIQTARKAGRAPGLSLMPLSFATILGGMVTLIGTPPNIIIATFRQDATGQAFRMFDFAPVGGVAALAGIAFVALVGWRLIPKSAGLDASADPMSDYSSYIAELTVPEGSKLIGQRLADLDPEAETNDVALLGLVRGGKRLYGLQRGTAMAAGDSLVIEASPEALDEFRAALSLDFAEGANQERLKAEGAGLSVIEVVVPEQARIAGRSAQLVGLAWRRRTVLLGISRQGRPVRQQIRKTKVRPGDILLLLTPQDVAQDVVEWLGCLTLADRGLAVTDTRKTWIAIGLFAAAVAAASFGLVDLTIAIGLVVLGYVLARIIPINEVYSHIEWPVVVLLGSMIPLGVALEESGGTRLIAETLIGLTGDMPPWVILTALMVATMCLSDVLNNTATTVVAAPVGIQMAQTLGVSPDPFLMAVAVAASCAFLTPIGHKNNTLILGPGGYRFGDYWRMGLPLELIVIAVSVPMILLVWPF
- a CDS encoding YebC/PmpR family DNA-binding transcriptional regulator, with product MAGHSKWANIQHRKGRQDAARSKLFSKFSKEITVAAKMGDPDPDKNPRLRLAIKEAKAQSMPKDNIERAIKKAMGGEGDNYEEIRYEGYGPGGVAVIVEAMTDNRNRTASNVRSTFTKFGGNLGETGSVAFMFERMGEIVYPGSAGDADTVMMAAIEAGAQDVESSDDEHVIYTADTDLNEVATKLEADLGESESTKLIWKPANTTEMDLEGMQKLMKLIDALEDDDDVQHVTSNFSASDEVLEQL
- a CDS encoding methyl-accepting chemotaxis protein → MGERTSHAIGRFDKSFLIHMIKDFFLVLLAVTVLEFALKAALVYYSFETRGAEDAQNVAEDLAESVRAIMRNEGGPVAARTMYPILRRNWDDLGYKIVIEPAPVTVRSIEALFGFTPAGIPAGTWPEGRFREAEVEIAAETFCLTCHAEAEVGQVLGRVTVRDYLSRDIAAWLDEVTLSAGLALGKIVLHSVLLFLILRVRMEPLLRLRGTVAGLARAFGTLSERAEVRSADEFGALAHDLNLFLDRINRLIDELNAVLGKVVRVNDDIVSVQGDLRAQVDRLVCGMRRLEREAMLNAKCEPLLSRAWFEAMRGAVADLDAALERAGETPQAAGLLEHLSAVIVNAEAQIAASQRLFEGLAALGDDTEALKGAIAEMVRMEERMKLIVETGGTLVQRLRPDLADPPSAGAAVTA
- a CDS encoding DMT family transporter, whose amino-acid sequence is MAMQSVPGEGGNPVAGILWMLVTGISFVAVTALVKLSAQGLPAAQSAFLRYLLGLVFLLPMLGRLSDARIDRGRLALYGGRGLAHALGVMCWFFAMTRIPVAEVTAMNYLNPIYVTIGAALLFGERLAARRILAIAVAFLGVLVILRPGFREISDGHVAMLFTAVLFGISYLAAKRLSERDEASVVVAMMSLTVTIVLAPLALAVWVAPSWQQVLGLFFVAFFATAGHYAMTRAFRAAPLTVTQPVTFLQLVWATLVGWLAFGEAVDGWVLLGGGLIIGSVVFITWREAVRKRRIVTPPAGAPET
- a CDS encoding hemerythrin domain-containing protein; protein product: MHDISVLDPREDLPEALRELLDACPRAVWASRPPDHASTRFWLDRHRMFRMLLARMEDGARDLASAGAPPEAGIRAVRRDAAILLNEVHGHQKVEELHYFPRLVTFEPGLGAAFAMLDADHQALDLHLKELAAAVAELIRVGPADLERRIGWLQLRLARFGSCLDRHLTDEEDIVLPILLRHGVALEA
- a CDS encoding short-chain fatty acyl-CoA regulator family protein; translation: MATRKLYAGVKLRETRSRMGLTQKDFAIRLGISLPYLNQMENNNRPLSSTVLLALVSEFGFDVTELSEGDAERLVSDMREALADPVFGDLAPPLADLRLAASNAPALARAFLELHRAYRQSHERLASLDEALGREDAPLGPSPWEDVRDFFHYCDNYIDAVDRAAERFARGSDTGADPEQRAMAALEAQGISLCLKDIPGLREYDENTRTLTLSNHLRGPTRRFQLLHQLALLTQSQLLEATLDLARFQSPAARAIARIGMANYFAGAALLPYNRFLEAAQETRHDLELLADRFGASIEQVAHRLSTLQRPGAKGLPFYFVRVDQAGTITKRHSTTRLQFARFGGACPLWNVHRAFETPGRFLRQLAETPDGLRYISLARDVSKPGGAWRAPVRRYAIGLGCEVRHADQIVYADDLDIDNAAAYEPIGISCRICERRDCHQRAVPPLERRLTVDANRRGLLPYEVAD